The region ttgtgacCATATGTTTCTAAGCTCAACAGCTTGAATATGTTGTTTTGAAATTtcatgaacaattattttttcaccTATATGATGCCAATCATTTATTCCCACAAtccaattgtttttaaattgttcaagtCTGCTTGCAAACAGCCAACAAGTTTCACAGTACACACAATCCAATACTACTGAATAGCAGAGCCATAACCTTGGAATGCGAACACCAGACctaactgttttaaaataaaactcagATGAAAACTTTCGTGGATGTCCACTACCATCTGGAGAagttgaaaattcaattttggtGGGTCTGCATGGGCCATATAAAACAATACTTCTTTTCAAATCagcatgaattatatttttttcatcaaaatgacCTCGATCTGTAGGAAAATCTTTGGGTTAAATCCAACCCTAAAGAAACAAaagtataaatcaatttaatagaCTTACATATTGtcattttctttattaaaactaatttaatttatagttctaatctgatttttcaaaaaaactccAGTTAACACCATTGTCATCATTCATCATATGTATGCTCACACCACCATTATCAATCATATCACTTACACTCTCCTTATTTTCAACAGTAAGTTGTaaatctgtaaatatttaatacattttcacatTACATTCGtacatttaacaattaaaatatgaaatataggtTCCTACTTACCCGATTTTTCTAACGTTTGCATATTTATATCTCCATCATCATTTTTTGTCAAAACTTCCAAACATAAATGTTTACTACTTCCAGAAACAACGTTCTTAGAGTAATCATTGTTTTCAAGTTTTACATCATCAATACTT is a window of Acyrthosiphon pisum isolate AL4f unplaced genomic scaffold, pea_aphid_22Mar2018_4r6ur Scaffold_21962;HRSCAF=25426, whole genome shotgun sequence DNA encoding:
- the LOC115034993 gene encoding uncharacterized protein LOC115034993; amino-acid sequence: MTIYFPTDRGHFDEKNIIHADLKRSIVLYGPCRPTKIEFSTSPDGSGHPRKFSSEFYFKTVRSGVRIPRLWLCYSVVLDCVYCETCWLFASRLEQFKNNWIVGINDWHHIGEKIIVHEISKQHIQAVELRNIWSQNKTIDSQLETQINKE